The following nucleotide sequence is from Ahniella affigens.
GTTGTCGGTGTGATGCAAATCGAAATAGTCGGTGCCGTCCTGCAGCAGCTCAAACATCGGGACGCCCGCATCGCGCATGCCACTCAGATCGGCGCCGCCGCCTGCGTCCTGACCACCGAGCTCAATGTTCAGCGGGTCGAGTGCCGCCTGGATCTCTTGGACCAGCGGCCAATCTTTAGCCGGTACGCCAGCGTCGATTCGATAGATGCGGCCCGCACCGAAGTCGGACTCCGCGGCACCCACATGGTTGGCGAGTTCCGCCGCATGTGCGCGGGCGTAGGCTTTGCCGCCCCATACGCCTTGCTCTTCGTTCGCAAAGGCGACGACACGCAACGTTCGCGCGGGACGCAGGCCCTGCTTCTTGATCGCGGCAACCGCAGCGGCGGTGATCGCCACGCCAGCGCCATCGTCAATCGCACCGGTGCCCACATCCCAGCTGTCCAAGTGGCCGCCTACGACGATGATTTCTTCGGGTTTGGTGCTGCCGGTGATTTCACCCACAACATTGTGCGACGTGTACTCACCGACGTATTGGCCCGCCAATTGATAGTGCAGTTTGAGCTTGGGTTGGAGCTTGAGCAGTCGGGATAATTGGTCGGCGTCCGGGTTGCTCAATGCGGCGGCTGGGACCGCGGTCAGCGCGACGCGCTCGCCGTTGCTCAGGACCATTGCCCGGTCGCTCGCAGGCGTGCCCGGCTTGATGCCGCCGAGCCAGATACCCATGCCTGTATGCGGGAGCCGGTCCGAGTCGGTACCAATGGAGCGGATCAGCAATGCCACCGCGCCTTTGCTGGCGGCAATCTCGGCACCACTCGAACGTGCGGCGACGCGTCGCCCGTAGTCACCGCCATTGCGGCGCTTTTCCATTCGTGCCGAGACATACGCAATTTTGCCTTGGAGTTGCTCCGGGCTGGCGGCACTGAGCGCATCAAGGTCGTCGAACGCCACGACTTCGGCGCTCAGGCCGGCCTCAGGTGTGGACTTGGACCAGCCGAGCGCGATCGCATGCAGCGACTGTGGCGAATCGCCCAGAACGGAAATCCGGATATCGCCGCGCCGCCAGACCGGAAAGCGCACGGGCTCCAGCGTCACTTTGTCAAAACCCAATTGCTTGAAATGCTTCTCGGCCCAGGCCACGGCCCGGGCGTCTGCTTCGGAACCCGCGACACGCGCGCCGACCTCGGTCGTCAGCGACTCGACCAAATGGTAGGCCGTGTCGTCCGTCGCCAGTGCGGCCTGCAAGCTGGCTGCCTGGGCCTTGAGTTCTGGCGAGAGCAGCGTGCTCGGCGTTTCGGCTTGGGCAGCGAGTACAGGCAAGCACAACAGAGCTGCGGTCAATAGGCGCATGGTTGTTCCAGACGTTTGGCAATCCGCGATTGTACGGGCAAGGACTCAACCCACGCCATGAGCGAATGTCACTGGCTGGATCGCCAGGAATTCGAAACTTTGGCAACGTCGCGTCCGACCATCAAACCAATAATGGCGTCGGGGTGACCATTTGGGGTCGGCAATGCACGGATCGCCTTCAGCGCACGCTGTCGTTCCATCGACAACCCCGGATCAGGCCGGTGCCGATCACCCCGGGATACCGTCCGGTATCGGCGCGACCGGCTCAACGCGATGCCACCGGTCGGCCCGTGCTGTGCCGTGAAAAGTCAGACTTTGATCCCGACCTTGCCCGCAGGAACCGGTTCCAATGGTGACTATGGCCGGCCAAAGGTCGCCCGCAATGGTTCAGGGATGCACA
It contains:
- a CDS encoding M20/M25/M40 family metallo-hydrolase → MRLLTAALLCLPVLAAQAETPSTLLSPELKAQAASLQAALATDDTAYHLVESLTTEVGARVAGSEADARAVAWAEKHFKQLGFDKVTLEPVRFPVWRRGDIRISVLGDSPQSLHAIALGWSKSTPEAGLSAEVVAFDDLDALSAASPEQLQGKIAYVSARMEKRRNGGDYGRRVAARSSGAEIAASKGAVALLIRSIGTDSDRLPHTGMGIWLGGIKPGTPASDRAMVLSNGERVALTAVPAAALSNPDADQLSRLLKLQPKLKLHYQLAGQYVGEYTSHNVVGEITGSTKPEEIIVVGGHLDSWDVGTGAIDDGAGVAITAAAVAAIKKQGLRPARTLRVVAFANEEQGVWGGKAYARAHAAELANHVGAAESDFGAGRIYRIDAGVPAKDWPLVQEIQAALDPLNIELGGQDAGGGADLSGMRDAGVPMFELLQDGTDYFDLHHTDNDTLDKIDPAALRQNVQAYATFLWLLGNAPQRVQTNFVPTPTP